The following are encoded in a window of Mycoplasmopsis verecunda genomic DNA:
- a CDS encoding SPFH domain-containing protein, whose product MSGGTIAGIVIGSIFGVIFLGLLIAAIVKSIVIVPETNFVIIQRFGKYRKTLHKGLHFIVPFIDEKALVENFKEKVMDFPAQSVITKDNATIKVDTVVYLKIVDAQLFAYGAERPYLAIESLTATTLRNLIGEIELDESLTSREIINAKLTKILDIASDPWGIKVNRIEIQDIIPPREVQEAMIRQMQAERNKRANILEAEGIRQSQILKAQGEKESTILNAEASKQQKILEAEAERQKRILEAQGEKEAIELINSAGINESFLRLKSIQEWTTIANGTATKIILPPNLADVASVVAAGTEVFKSMDDKKRK is encoded by the coding sequence ATGAGCGGTGGTACTATTGCAGGAATTGTAATTGGTTCAATATTTGGAGTTATCTTTTTAGGTTTATTGATAGCTGCTATTGTTAAATCAATTGTTATTGTTCCTGAAACAAATTTTGTTATTATTCAAAGATTTGGAAAATATCGTAAAACATTACATAAAGGATTACATTTTATTGTTCCCTTTATTGATGAAAAAGCTTTAGTTGAAAACTTTAAAGAAAAAGTTATGGATTTCCCAGCTCAAAGTGTTATTACAAAAGATAATGCAACAATTAAAGTCGATACAGTTGTTTATCTTAAAATTGTAGATGCTCAATTATTTGCATATGGAGCTGAAAGACCATATTTGGCAATTGAAAGCTTAACAGCTACTACATTACGTAACTTAATTGGTGAAATTGAATTAGATGAATCTTTAACATCTCGAGAAATTATAAATGCTAAGTTAACTAAAATACTTGATATAGCAAGTGATCCATGAGGAATTAAAGTTAATAGAATTGAAATTCAAGATATTATTCCGCCACGCGAAGTACAAGAAGCTATGATACGTCAAATGCAAGCTGAACGTAATAAGCGTGCAAATATTCTTGAAGCAGAAGGTATTAGACAAAGCCAAATATTAAAGGCTCAAGGGGAAAAAGAAAGTACAATTTTAAATGCTGAAGCTTCTAAACAACAAAAGATTCTAGAAGCTGAAGCCGAAAGACAAAAACGTATCCTTGAAGCTCAAGGGGAAAAAGAAGCAATTGAATTAATTAATTCAGCAGGAATTAATGAATCATTCTTAAGATTGAAATCAATTCAAGAATGAACAACAATTGCTAATGGTACAGCAACAAAAATTATCTTACCACCAAATCTAGCTGATGTAGCTAGTGTGGTAGCTGCTGGAACTGAAGTATTTAAATCAATGGATGATAAGAAACGAAAATAG